A genome region from Euphorbia lathyris chromosome 4, ddEupLath1.1, whole genome shotgun sequence includes the following:
- the LOC136226501 gene encoding O-fucosyltransferase 20 → MAKSKNNAKKVSYISVPSEVINSLSSSSLQTLLLSPKKPSRNRFCYRSPKLWFFALFLFGILGMMKLWLDLEPSCLTTQSQTQGNLFSKPQLVFPSNKSKSEGAFQSKLQVSDENEFWKQPDGLGYKPCLGFSRDYRRGSETIVKDRRKYLLVVVSGGMNQQRNQIVDAVVIARILGAALVVPILQVNVIWGDESEFGDIFDLEHFKKVLAKDVRIVSSLPSTHIMTRPVEEKRTPLHVSPQWIRARYLKRLNREGVLLLRGLDSRLSKDLPSDLQKLRCKVAFDALKFVPPILELGNKLVERMHSNGPYLALHLRMEKDVWVRTGCLPGLTSQYDEMIDIERKRRPELLTGRSNMTYHERKLAGLCPLNALEVTRLLKALGAPRDAPIYLAGGQPLGGKEALLPLRREFPHLYNKEDLTFPTELEPFTKRASLMAAIDYIVSEKSDVFMASHGGNMGHAIQGHRAYAGHKKFITPNKRHMLPYFLNSSLPEAEFNMIIKDLHRDSLGQPELRTTKDGRDVTKYPIPECMCNSSF, encoded by the exons ATGGCGAAATCGAAGAACAATGCTAAAAAGGTTTCCTACATCTCTGTTCCATCGGAAGTAATCAAcagcttatcttcttcttccttgcaAACTCTGCTTCTCTCACCAAAGAAGCCATCAAGAAACAGGTTTTGTTATAGGAGCCCTAAACTTTGGTTCTTTGCTCTGTTTCTTTTTGGGATTCTAGGTATGATGAAGTTATGGTTAGATCTTGAGCCTTCATGTCTTACGACTCAGAGTCAAACCCAAGGTAACTTATTCTCGAAACCGCAGCTTGTGTTTCCTTCTAATAAATCTAAATCTGAGGGTGCTTTTCAATCTAAGCTTCAAGTCTCAGATGAGAATGAGTTCTGGAAGCAGCCTGATGGGTTAGGTTATAAGCCTTGTTTGGGGTTTAGTAGAGATTACAGAAGAGGGAGTGAAACAATTGTTAAAGATAGGAGAAAATACTTATTAGTTGTAGTTTCTGGTGGTATGAATCAGCAGAGGAATCAAATCGTGGATGCTGTTGTGATTGCAAGGATTCTTGGTGCTGCTTTGGTTGTACCTATATTGCAAGTCAATGTCATATGGGGAGATGAAAG TGAATTTGGTGATATATTTGACTTGGAGCATTTCAAGAAAGTTTTAGCAAAGGATGTGAGGATAGTTTCATCATTGCCATCTACACATATAATGACAAGACCAGTAGAGGAGAAGCGAACTCCTTTACATGTATCCCCTCAATGGATCCGTGCACGCTATCTCAAGCGACTAAATCGCGAGGGGGTTTTGCTATTGCGTGGATTGGATTCAAGGCTCTCTAAAGATCTTCCATCTGATCTTCAGAAACTTCGATGCAAG GTTGCATTTGATGCATTGAAGTTTGTTCCACCAATTTTGGAGCTGGGCAACAAGCTTGTGGAGAGAATGCACAGCAACGGACCCTACCTTGCTCTTCATCTACGCATGGAGAAGGACGTTTGGGTAAGAACGGGATGCCTTCCTGGTTTGACTTCTCAGTATGATGAGATGATTGATATTGAAAGGAAAAGACGCCCTGAACTTCTTACTGGAAGATCAAATATGACTTACCATGAAAGGAAACTTGCTGGTCTCTGCCCCTTGAATGCCTTGGAAGTCACAAGGCTGCTTAAGGCGCTTGGAGCTCCAAGGGATGCTCCAATATATCTGGCAGGAGGACAACCACTTGGCGGTAAAGAAGCATTGCTACCATTAAGAAGAGAATTTCCCCATTTGTACAACAAGGAAGATCTTACCTTCCCCACCGAACTAGAACCCTTCACCAAAAGAGCATCCCTTATGGCTGCAATTGATTACATAGTCTCGGAAAAGAGTGACGTTTTCATGGCATCTCATGGCGGAAATATGGGTCATGCAATTCAGGGACACCGAGCATATGCTGGGCATAAGAAGTTCATTACCCCAAACAAAAGGCACATGCTTCCTTATTTTCTCAATTCTTCTCTCCCGGAAGCTGAGTTCAATATGATCATAAAGGACTTGCACAGAGACTCATTGGGCCAACCGGAACTCAGAACTACCAAAGACGGAAGAGATGTTACCAAGTATCCCATTCCAGAGTGTATGTGTAACTCCTCATTCTGA